From Paenibacillus sp. PK3_47, the proteins below share one genomic window:
- a CDS encoding type II secretion system protein yields the protein MKKFAKAAARQHGFTLIELIAAISLFAIVAGIIGSVTMFGFKSYQKITVENKLRDEADLVMSSIITELYTYGPEEIRNTNSGIMLQRSDSDPVQIQVEGSDIVIGDRRIGPGSTAALQLDSALNGSTITVKKVDEDTPNLNTLYESGLVEIQLELNHRGGVSEEEKLSVDSQFGF from the coding sequence ATGAAGAAATTCGCTAAAGCAGCAGCACGGCAGCACGGTTTCACCCTAATCGAATTAATCGCCGCTATCAGCCTTTTTGCGATTGTGGCCGGTATTATCGGATCGGTCACCATGTTCGGTTTTAAAAGCTATCAAAAAATCACGGTCGAAAATAAGCTGCGCGACGAGGCTGATCTTGTAATGTCTTCAATTATAACGGAGCTGTATACGTACGGCCCTGAGGAGATCCGTAATACGAATTCAGGAATTATGCTGCAAAGATCAGACAGTGACCCGGTGCAGATTCAAGTGGAAGGCAGCGATATCGTAATCGGTGACAGGCGGATCGGCCCGGGAAGTACAGCGGCGCTTCAGTTGGATTCCGCTTTAAATGGCTCAACTATAACCGTCAAAAAAGTAGATGAAGATACACCGAATCTGAATACGTTGTATGAATCAGGATTGGTGGAAATTCAGCTTGAGTTAAACCACCGGGGTGGAGTATCGGAGGAGGAAAAGCTAAGTGTGGATAGCCAATTTGGATTCTAA